A segment of the Saccharomyces kudriavzevii IFO 1802 strain IFO1802 genome assembly, chromosome: 2 genome:
AAACAACCACCTCAACATCAACATGGAAGATACCAAAGTTGAAGATGAGAAGAATGTAGGTTTATTATCCTCTGGATATCTCGAATCCCAAAAGATTGTTTTACCTAAGGACGTTTTCAGAAATGGCTTTACTTGGTTCTGTTATGAGACTTTCAAGTCCCTAGCCTTCCGTATCTGGTTGCTATCATGGCTACCAGTTACAACATGGTGGAAAATGTCGACTAATTGGAtttatccatttttggCTACTAATCTTCTGATTTTatgtgtattttttttgcctctTATTCAAATGTTGTGTCGTAAACGTACCTTATCGAAAAATCTCACCCAGTTTTctaaagaaatcattgcAAACTCTCCAGGTACCGACGTCGAAAACTGGGAACCTATTGCAGCAAATCTCAACTCATATATGtatgaaaacaaattctggaaaaccaagtactttttttatggtGCTTGGAACTGCCAAGAGGCATTCAGATTAGCCATTTTAGAGCCATTTTCTGTGAAGAAAGATGACGATTCAAAGCTCAAGTCATTTAAAGATTCAGTTCCTTACATCGAAGAAGCTTTGGAAGTTTATTTTACAGAAGTGGATAAACAGTGGAAGTTATTTGACACTGAGAAGGCGTGGAACCCTGTTAACTTGGATGACATTCAGCTTCCCAAAGAAACCTATCGGTTTAAGCTTACTTGGGTTCTCAAGAGGATTTTCACTCTTCAATGCTTACCATTATTccttcattctttgaaCTGTATCTACATTTCATGGCATTACGGCCTTCTATTTCGCATCCCATACCTTGGATGCATCTTTCTCATGAATATGCAtactttccaaaatttgcGAGGTGCCTCGATGAAAAACGAACATAAAatgcaatttttgtcatctaTCATAAATGAGAGAGAAATCGGTGCTAATGGGTGGGATCACATCGCAAAGAGAATGAACAGATATTTGTTTGAGCAGAATGTTCggaagaatgaagattttttctttgatgggATTGATTGTAAATGGTTTTTTAACTACAGCCTCTGCAGCCATTtatcttccaagaaaacaCTTTCGCACGTACCATTGGATGTTGAGCTATGGCCATACATTCGGGAAGCACAATCATCCTGTACCGATGAGTCTTCGGTGCAGATATGAACATTTCCCCTTAGTTTAGAATTTTCGTAGTTCGTTAAATCTATATATACTAGTTATACTCAGGGTTACATCATAAATATAGTACTGCTCATGCAAGTAGTGTTACTTAGCGTTATTGCAACAACCAGTAACAACAACGACTGTTCTGATCTGAATAACCACGGAATGTTTCATCTCTTACCGCTGTAAacattttctaaaaatgaaatcacGGGATCTAGTATAATTATTTGGCGTTAAATTGGTTTCATGTAGTTAAGGGAAGGAGTGTGTACACGTTCTTACTTAGTCCTACTAGTGGCATCATGCTTTCTCTCGGGTACGGAGCCACGTCTTAATTACATGTGGAATAGAGAATTAAGGGTATCGTGAATAATATAAGCACGTATAGTAAGACTGATGAACAGAAATAATCGATTTGGGAATCTATATGAAGCTGTCATGGCCGCAATTGAAGAACGAGAAAATTGATAGAGCATTCTTcggaaagaaaacataaaCAGTTATCAATTATAGGCATTCAAACTATTCTGCTCTAAGCCAATTGTGCAGCAGATATGCTTATTCAAATATACCTCTTTTTCCAGTATTCACCTGCACTTACTGTGTACGTCCAGTTTTTAGGTGTACCGCTAAAGGTATACCAATTTTTAGGCCATTTTCTAATGTCAAGACCAGTTCGAGAAGGCAATAAATTTCTGCGTGATGGGAACCATTGACGCCTTTGTGCTATGTTCGTTCTTCCAAGATGAGTGAGATGGAAGAGAGATGTCAACAGTCAGGGCGAATTAACGGATATTGCATTCTAAATATTTCCTCCCGGCTCAATCTATTGACAGTAATATGTTTGGTAGAGTAATGCAAAGATACCGCTCAAATTTATAGTGTTTATCCCTAATTGAGAGTCTTCGCGGTTACACTGGTATAGACTGACTGtgtttttttgatatatgACCATATCTCGACATTCAAAGATCTAGGCGACAGAGGTTTTGAGGTTATTGAGCCGCTGAAAATCAGTTCCAATAAAAACAACTTCATCTTTctcaactttttcatcgaACAAATACTGATACATTCTCTTTGCGACCTGACTCCACCAATTAGCACCAATCTCTTGCTCTTCATAATAGTAATTAAACGCCGCATTTTCTCATGAATGCAATTTTTGtatcatttttggaaactgCCTCCAAAACATGAAGGGATAGCTCGGTGAAAAGTAGATGTTATGCAAAAATGTAGGAATATTCTCGGAAAGTaacgattttgaagaacccAGGCAAAGTTAAAACTGTAAGTTTCCCTTGGACGCTGAACTTTTGCAATTGACAGGAATTCCAAGCCTTCCTAGTACTGATTTATTCTAATTGCTCACTTCTGCAAAATGAACTTTTAGtgctttttcaatgcaAGAAAGTAAACCCTTAAATGACCTGATTTTTGCATCGCTgcccttcttcaaataaaacGGGTTCTAGGGGCGTTATACCGAATGTTTCTTGGCAGTTCGAATGatcaaaggaaaagtaCCTTGATACatcaatttgttgaaactCATTGCGACGAGTTTTCAGTATTTCGCTTCGGGGAATCGGCAATGATTTCTGAAAAGTGTTAAAACAATACAGTAAGAAGTAACGGTTGAAAGGATGATCTATCATGAGAGAATATggcagcaaaaaaaagaacaacaagaagatATCAGAAAAAGATACGAAAAGTACGAGGCAGAATTTGCAACACTTTCCtgatcttcaaataataaaaaaattgta
Coding sequences within it:
- the SKDI02G0020 gene encoding DUP/COS family protein; translation: MEDTKVEDEKNVGLLSSGYLESQKIVLPKDVFRNGFTWFCYETFKSLAFRIWLLSWLPVTTWWKMSTNWIYPFLATNLLILCVFFLPLIQMLCRKRTLSKNLTQFSKEIIANSPGTDVENWEPIAANLNSYMYENKFWKTKYFFYGAWNCQEAFRLAILEPFSVKKDDDSKLKSFKDSVPYIEEALEVYFTEVDKQWKLFDTEKAWNPVNLDDIQLPKETYRFKLTWVLKRIFTLQCLPLFLHSLNCIYISWHYGLLFRIPYLGCIFLMNMHTFQNLRGASMKNEHKMQFLSSIINEREIGANGWDHIAKRMNRYLFEQNVRKNEDFFFDGIDCKWFFNYSLCSHLSSKKTLSHVPLDVELWPYIREAQSSCTDESSVQI